From a region of the Synechococcus sp. RS9916 genome:
- a CDS encoding glycosyltransferase has product MTLRRLLVFAPTRRAASETFVRANLAGLPFEVQAYFGDERPWNQPARLAYGLAVVLSKACTRLGLLRLAGWPAAVVARGLIARHRPDLVLAEFGFHAVRVMEVAPVMAVPLVVHFRGSDLSAQCKLGVLRGRYRRLMGLAAGLICKSKPMAQTLQTLGAPADRILISASGANAQLFHGSAPAAAPPVCLAVGRFVAKKGPLQTIRAFAAQPQGQLWMVGEGPLLAEAKALAEDLDLGERIRFLGVCSQVEVAALMRQVRVFVQHSLVAADGDSEGNPVAVMEAQLSGLPVVATRHAGIPEVVIDGQTGLLVAEGDVQGMAAAMERLLQDPALCSRFGAAGRCHVEQGFTLDKHLADLSRFLIQTHAQAVKGA; this is encoded by the coding sequence ATGACCCTGCGACGGTTGCTGGTGTTTGCTCCCACCCGCCGGGCGGCATCGGAAACCTTTGTGCGCGCCAATTTGGCGGGGTTGCCGTTTGAGGTGCAGGCCTACTTCGGTGATGAACGACCTTGGAACCAACCGGCACGCTTGGCCTATGGCCTTGCGGTGGTGTTGAGCAAGGCCTGCACGCGTCTAGGGCTGTTGCGTCTGGCGGGCTGGCCGGCTGCGGTGGTAGCGCGGGGGTTGATTGCTCGCCATCGGCCCGATCTGGTGTTGGCGGAGTTTGGCTTCCATGCGGTGCGGGTGATGGAGGTGGCCCCGGTGATGGCGGTGCCCTTGGTGGTGCACTTTCGTGGCTCCGATCTCTCTGCCCAGTGCAAATTGGGCGTGTTGCGCGGCCGGTATCGCCGCTTGATGGGGTTGGCGGCCGGGTTGATCTGCAAATCCAAGCCCATGGCCCAGACCTTGCAGACACTGGGTGCGCCTGCGGATCGCATCTTGATCAGTGCATCCGGAGCAAATGCCCAGTTGTTCCATGGCAGTGCGCCGGCAGCGGCGCCTCCGGTTTGTCTGGCGGTGGGACGGTTTGTGGCGAAGAAAGGACCGTTGCAGACGATTCGAGCCTTCGCAGCCCAGCCCCAGGGTCAGCTCTGGATGGTTGGGGAGGGGCCCTTGTTGGCGGAGGCAAAAGCGTTGGCAGAGGATCTGGATCTGGGGGAGCGGATTCGTTTCCTGGGGGTGTGCAGTCAGGTTGAAGTGGCGGCGCTCATGCGGCAGGTGCGGGTGTTCGTGCAGCATTCCCTGGTGGCTGCTGATGGCGATAGTGAGGGCAATCCTGTGGCGGTGATGGAAGCGCAGCTGAGTGGTTTGCCCGTGGTGGCCACGCGCCATGCCGGCATCCCGGAAGTGGTGATCGATGGTCAGACCGGACTGCTGGTGGCGGAAGGGGATGTGCAGGGAATGGCCGCGGCGATGGAACGGCTGCTGCAGGATCCAGCGTTGTGCTCCCGGTTCGGAGCCGCAGGCCGTTGCCATGTGGAGCAAGGATTCACCCTGGACAAGCACTTGGCCGATCTCAGCCGCTTCCTGATCCAGACCCATGCGCAGGCGGTTAAGGGCGCATGA
- a CDS encoding sulfotransferase family protein produces MSGMKQRLLLIRGLGHSGTTILDLALGAHPKITGLGEAVRLLEKPAVQDSHRGPAQLRGELRHQRRCTCGLVADACPVWGPILRWLPSHDEQPLPDKLKRLLAALKPPEEGSSINSWVVESYQDDFVLPFLEDPALDIRVLHLTRDVRSWVHSRSRDGRQRGRWLPGLQPLLRWWRLSARHERQLQCCGKPVFRLGYEELALRPEQTLRRLCDWLELEFDPAMLAPVAQSGSHILSGNRVRFDAEKGAAIHYDAAWMTHGAGIAQLALAWPPLAALNRRLVYSASRR; encoded by the coding sequence ATGAGTGGCATGAAACAACGGTTGTTGTTGATTCGGGGGCTGGGCCACAGCGGCACCACGATCCTCGATCTCGCCCTTGGGGCCCATCCCAAGATCACCGGTCTTGGTGAAGCGGTGCGCTTGCTGGAGAAACCGGCTGTCCAAGACAGCCACCGTGGCCCGGCCCAGTTGCGTGGTGAGCTGCGTCATCAGCGCCGGTGCACCTGCGGCCTGGTGGCCGATGCCTGTCCGGTGTGGGGGCCGATCTTGCGCTGGCTGCCGTCTCACGACGAGCAACCGCTTCCCGACAAACTTAAGCGTCTGCTGGCAGCCCTGAAGCCTCCAGAGGAGGGCTCCTCCATCAACTCCTGGGTGGTGGAGTCGTATCAAGACGATTTCGTGCTGCCCTTCCTGGAGGATCCGGCCTTGGACATCCGCGTGCTCCATCTCACCCGTGACGTGCGCAGTTGGGTGCATTCCCGTTCCCGCGACGGACGCCAACGGGGGCGTTGGCTGCCAGGACTCCAGCCGTTGTTGCGCTGGTGGCGTCTCAGTGCACGGCACGAACGGCAGCTGCAGTGTTGCGGCAAGCCGGTGTTCCGGCTCGGCTACGAGGAGCTGGCCCTGCGGCCTGAGCAGACTCTGCGCCGTCTGTGTGACTGGTTGGAGCTGGAGTTCGACCCGGCGATGCTGGCGCCTGTGGCCCAGTCGGGTAGCCACATTCTCTCGGGCAATCGGGTGCGCTTCGATGCGGAGAAAGGGGCGGCCATTCATTACGACGCTGCTTGGATGACCCATGGGGCCGGGATCGCCCAGCTCGCCTTGGCCTGGCCGCCGCTGGCGGCCCTCAATCGGCGTCTGGTTTACTCCGCTTCTCGCCGGTAG